GGTCCAAAGTCTTTTTCAATATCGTCAAGCGTGAGTTCGGTATCTTCTACCACATCATGCAAAAGAGCACAAATGATAGATGTGGGCCCCAAACCAATTTCTTGAATACATATAAGGGCAACTTCTAGCGGATGATAAATATAAGGTTCACCCGATTTTCGACGCATTTCCTTATGAGCTTCCATTGAGATGTTGAAAGCCTTTCTTATCTGAACTTTATCATCTCCTTGTAAGTAAGGTTGTGCCTCCTTAAGAATAGCTCTGTAGCGTATCTTAATTTCCTTTTTCTCTGCCTCGGAATAATATTCCTTTTCTATAACCTTTGCCACAATGAAAGCTTTTTCTTAAAACATAATAATATGATAATCAAAAATAGACATCTCCTGTTTATTTAACCAGTAGAATCCTTCAGAAATAAAAAGAAATAAAATTTGTATTTTTTTATTTGAATGTATTTGCAAAAATAAAAATTTGTTTTACCTTTGCAGCCCGATTGGAACTCTAAGTTTCAAAAAGGATGCGGGCGTGGCGGAACTGGTAGACGTGCTAGACTTAGGATCTAGTGCCGCAAGGCGTGGGGGTTCGAAACCCTCCGCCCGTACATTCAACCCTCCAACCTTTTACGGCTGGAGGGTTTTTTTATTTATTAATATTCCAAAAAATTAGCTCCTTAAATGGAAACAACATTTGACAAATCTTCTTCTACGGATGCTCGCTTGAAAATTGTTATTGCCGAAGGCGATTACAAACCAGATGTAGACAAAAAACTGAAAGAGTATGCTAAAACAGCTAATGTAAAGGGTTTTAGACCTGGTCATGTGCCAATTGGTTATGTTAAGAAGTTATATGGTAAGAGTGTCTTGGTAGATACCGTTATCAATAAAGTTAGCGAAGGAGTAAATGATTATATCAAAGAGCATAAACTTAAAGTAGTAGGAGATCCTATTCCTGATAATGAAGCTTATTCTATTGATTGGGAAAACGATAAAGACTATGTTTTTGAATATGAAGTTGGTTTAGCTTCTGATTTTGAAGTAGACTTAGCAAAACTTCCTGCTATTGATAATTATGAAATTGAGCCTGCTGAAGAGCAAATTAATCAAGCAGTAGAAGATATTCAGAAAAGACATGGTGTTGATGCTGAGCCTGAAGAATCTGAAATAGGTGATTTATTGTTCGGAATGCTTCGTCAGGAGTCTTCTGAGTTTGAAGCTCAGTCAGGTATTCCTACTGATAAACTTAAAAAAGACACTCAAAAACTTTTCATAGGTCTTGAAATAGGGTCTAAGTTGACGTTTGATGTTCAAAGCCTTTTTGAAACGGATAAAGATTTAGGTTTTGCTACTGGCAAATCTGATGAAGACGCTGCTGCATTGAATGGTACTTTTGAGTATGAGGTTACTAAAATTTCAAGAGTTTCGCCAGCAGAAATTAACCAAGAGCTTTTTGATAAAGCTTTAGGAGAAGGAAAAGCGACTACAGAAGAGGAATTTAGAGCAGGTTTGACAGAGGTTATTAAAGATAACTACAAAAGGGAATCAGCTTATTTGCTAGATTTTGATATAGAGAAGACTTTAAACGAAAGTGTCAAAATTGATTTACCAGATGCTTTTTTAAAGAAGTGGTTGTTTCAAGCGAACGAAGGTAAATTCACTGAAGAGCAAATTGAAACTGATTACGATGCATTTGCAAGAGGATTGAGATTGGATTTAATCAAAGCTGACATAGCCGAGAAAAATGAAATCAAAATTGAGTATGCTGATGTTTTAGAAGAGGTGAAAACTGAAATCAGGAACTATTTCGGAAACCAAGGATATGGTGGAATGGATGAGTTTGTAGAGCAGATGGCCAAAAAACAATTAGACGAAAACAAAGACGGAGCTTTTAGAAACTATTATAACAAAGCTTTCGGAAAAGCGGTTGTTGCTTTTGCTAGAGAAAAAGTGACTATCAATAATAAAACTATTAAAGTAGAAGAGTTTAATGATATCGCTAAAGCAAAATATGACGCTGTAGCTTAAGGTTATCACTATAGTATTAAGAAAAAGTCGAAGCGTAAGCTTCGGCTTTTTTTCATTTACGAACCCACTACATAACTTTTTTGTTTATTTGTGATAGAGAAGAAAAGTTTAAAAAAGATAATATGCATTTAGGAGAAGAATTTAGAAAATATGCGGTCCATCATAGAGGACTAAGTGGTAACACTGTTGATGATTACCTAAAACATAATGTTAATAATATGACTGCCAATATTATTGAGGAGCGTCCTATGCGTTTTGCCGCAATTGACGTTTTTTCAAGACTTATCATGGACAGGATTATTTTTGTAGGAACTGCTATTGATGATCAAATCGCGAATATCGTAGTGGCTCAATTGCTTTTTTTAGAGTCGGTAGATTCTCAAAAAGATATTTTGATGTACATAAATAGCCCAGGAGGTTCTGTATATGCAGGACTAGGGATGTATGACACAATGCAATATGTAAGACCAGAAGTGGCTACTATTTGTACTTCCTTAGCGGCATCTATGGGTGCTGTATTGTTAGCAGGTGGAGCAGCTGGAAAGCGTTCTGCATTGCCACATGCAAGAGTGATGATTCACCAACCAAGCGGTGGGGCTCAAGGTCAATCTAGCGACATGGAAATATCTGTGAAGCAAATAATAGAATTAAGAAAAGAGCTTTACGATATCTTAGCTCATCATACTGGTAAAACTTTCAAGCAAATAGAGAAAGATTCTGATAGAGATTATTGGATGAAAGCTGAGGTAGCTAAAGAGTATGGCTTGATTGATGAGGTCTTAACTCGTTAATAACTAAATGAATTTCATGGGCTGGCAACGCTTCTAATTGAACTGTTGCCAGCCTTATTAATTTGACTACAGGGAAAACTGTATCTTTGTAAAAAAAACAAATATTTTAATGGCACATAAAGAGGCTTTTTGCTCTTTTTGCGGACGCAAAAAAAATGAAGTTGACTTGCTTTTGTCAGGAACAGAAGGGCACATTTGTAACCACTGTATTGTACAGGGAAACGATTTAGTCCAGCAAGAGCTTTTTGGAGTTAATACTTTTGAGGGAGAGAAGAAAAAGAAGAAGAAAAAGAGTGAGTTGCCGAAGTTTGATTTAAGGCCACCAAAAGAGCTTAAATTATACCTAGACGACTACGTGATAGGGCAAGATGAGGCGAAAAAGGTATTGAGTGTAGCGGTTTATAATCACTACAAAAGATTGATGCAGCCTAAAGTAAAAGATGATGATGTGACGATTGAAAAATCAAATATCATTATGGTAGGAGAGACTGGGACAGGTAAAACTTTCTTGGCAAGAACTATCTCAAAAATGCTTCAAGTTCCTTTTGCTATTGCAGATGCTACTGTTCTTACAGAGGCGGGTTATGTAGGAGAAGATGTTGAAAGTATTTTAAGTAGATTATTACAAGCTGCCGATTATAATATTGAGCTAGCCGAAAGAGGGATAGTTTATATTGACGAACTTGATAAGATTGCTAGAAAATCTGACAACCCATCTATTACAAGAGATGTTAGTGGTGAAGGCGTTCAGCAGGGTTTACTGAAGCTTTTGGAGGGTTCAATAGTAAGTGTGCCACCGCAAGGAGGAAGAAAGCACCCAGAGCAAAAAATGGAACAGATAAATACAGAGAATATTCTCTTTATTTGTGGAGGTGCTTTTGATGGTATTGATAGACATATCTCTAAGAGAATTAATAAACAGCCTATCGGTTTTTCTACAGATAAAAAATTAGATTCTGTTTGGGAAAAAGAGAACATGCTGCGTTTTGTTACACAGCAAGATTTGAAGTCTTTTGGCCTTATTCCTGAGTTGATAGGCCGTTTGCCTTTATTGACTTATTTAAATCCATTGGATAAAGATACTTTAAAGAAAATTCTTCTAGAGCCTAAAAACTCTTTAGTTAAGCAGTATAAGAAACTGTTTGCAATGGAAGATATCGATATTAAATTTGAAGATGACGCTCTCGACTTTATCGTAGATCAGGCTGTTGTTTTTAAATTAGGAGCTCGTGGTTTACGTTCTATTTGTGAAGCAATTTTGACAGACGCAATGTTTGAGTTACCGTCAGAAAAAGATGTTAAAGAGTTTACTTTGACATTAGAATATGCCAAGCAAAAATTTGAAGGTTCGTCTTATTATGAGATGAAATTAGTGGCATAGAGTATATCATTATTTTGAAATTAAGCGTTGGATAAAGTAATATTTATCTGACGCTTTTTTTATGTGCTTTCCTAAAACCGTTTACTTGTTTAGCCTTTTACTTTTTTTATCTGGCTGTCGCTCAAACTATGCTCTTTTGTATGATTCTTTCCCCTCTTACGAGAAAAAGATAAGTCAAAAAAAACTAGCTTTAGTTTCATCAGGAGAACTGCCCATACATTCTTTTCAACTAGAGGTTTCTCAACCGAGTTTTGAAAACAAAATCAAAGCTTTGCCCAAGTATTTTCCACCAGTAAAGGTGGAGGATTCTAAGCTTGAAGTTCCGAAATTTGAAGAAGTATTCTCTTCTCCTTCTGTAGTTTTAAAGCAAGACCCGGTTCAAAGAGCAAAAGAAAAGAAGAAACGAAAAAGGCGTCGATTTTGGCGTCAAACGGGTAGTAATCTATTCATTGGGGCTTTTTTTCTAGGGATCGCTATTGTTTTAACACTGGTTCATTTACAGAGTTTAGCTGCTTTATTTGGTTTAGCATCAATTTTATTTCTATTTTTTGGTCTTAAAAAGTTTTTCAAAAAAAGGAAACGAGGAATTAGAAACCCTTTTCAAAAGAATAAATGAAAGTAGTATTGTTGCATGGCTTTGGTGAAAATCCAGACATATGGGAGAGTTTTGTTAAAAAACTTCCTTCGAGTTATGAGTTTATTAGCTTAGACTATTCAAAAATAGCTTTTTGTCAAACTATTGACCAGTATGCTCAATGGGTGCATACAGAAATAGAACAAAGAGAGATTACTAGATTTGTTCTAATTGGACATTCTATGGGAGGTTATATAGCTTTAGCTTATGCCGAAAAGCATGCGGAATACCTAGCTGGTTTAGGCCTTTTTCACTCTACGGCTTATGGAGATGCAGAGGAGAAAAAGAAGAATAGAGACAAGACTATGGCTTTTATAGAAAGGCGTGGAACAGCCGCATTTATAGACGGCTTCTTGCCTAATATGTATAATGAGGATTTTGTGAGAAAGAATGGTGTTTTTATTCGCCAGCAATTAGACGATAATAAAAAACTACCGAAAGAAGCCCTTATTCAAGCTACTGTGGCTATGAAAAATAGACCAGATAGAACTCCCGTTTTAAAGAAATTAAAAATTCCGGTGATGTTTATTGTAGGTAAAAAAGACTTGTTTATTCCTTTTGAAGATGCCATTGCCCAAGTAGCTATGTTGCAAAACCCGTATGTACTTATTTTGGCTCATGCTGCTCACGCAGGTATGAAAGAGAGTCCCGATAGCTGTGCTGGTCTTACATCTGACTTTTTGGAGGCTTGCTTTGATTAAGACCTGGGGTGAAACTGTTCAATGGTTTGCCTCAAAAATGCCTTGTCTAAGTGTGTGTAAATTTCAGTAGTGGTGATAGAAGCGTGGCCTAGCATGTCTTGAACGGCTCGTAAATCCGCTCCACCTTCAATGAGATGCGTTGCAAAACTATGACGGAAGGTATGTGGGGATACTTTTTTCTTGATACCTGCCTTTTCTGCTAGGTCTTTTAGAATAATGAAAACCATGACCCTAGATAACTTTTGACCTCTTCTATTAAGAAAGAGGAAATCTTCATGTCCGTCCTTTATGAGAATATGATTTCTGGTGGTTTCTAAGTAAAGCTTAGCATACTTTATGGCTTCCAATCCAATAGGAACAAGTCTGGTTTTGTTTCCTTTTCCAGTGATGCTTATAAAGCCTTCATTAAAATGACAATTGCTGATTTGAAGCTCTATTAGTTCAGATACTCGTAAGCCGCAACTGTACAAAACCTCTATGATAGCTCGGTTCCTGGTTCCTTCTTCTTTGGAGTGGTCAATGCATTGAATTAAATTTTCAATTTCATGAAAATGAAGAACCTCAGGGATTTTCCTTGTCGTTTGTGGGCTTTCAATTAATTCTGTTGGGTCTATTTCAAGGTAATCTTCTAGCAGGAGGAACTTATAAAAAGCTTTCCAGCCACTAAGAATTCGACTTTGAGAGTTTGGGGAGAGCCCTATTTCGTTGAGTTCTTTAATTATTTTTGAAATTTCAGAGTCAGTGATGGCTATAGGAGTGGGGGACTGAGCATAATTTTGGAGTTTCAAAACATCCCTCTCGTATGCCATGATGCTGTTTTCAGACAACGATCTTTCCAGTTTTAGGTAGTCTTTAAACTCCCTAATATAAAATTTCCAAGAATTTAAATCTTTTTTAGGCACTGTACGTTAATAAGTAGTGGCTTAAACTTAGAAATTTTTTTTTGTTTAGGTGTTTATATCTTTAAAATCTATATTTACTACCCTATGCAGAACAGCTATTTTAAGATATTATTTCTTCTTTGTGTAACCAGTGTTATTTCATTTGGTCAAAGGAAAACAGATGCCACAGAAGAGTCTGCTTTAGATGATTCTAAATATTTAGGATATGGTGTTACCACAAATACAAATTCGGGTTTATTAGGTGGTTTTGTGTTTAGGAGTTCTACGCCAGTTTCTCAGCGAGATAATTTACCGGTTCACAGATATATTGCTTTAGAGTTGGTTAATGTAAAGCACCCAAAGGAATATCAAAACGCAACAGCCATAGGTAGTAAGTTTATTCACGGAAAGACTAACTACTTCTTCGTGATTAGACCTGAGTACGGGCGAGAGTGGTACATGTTTAAAAAGAATGGCGAGTCAAGTATTGGTTTGAGTGGAGTTTTAGCTGCAGGACCTTCATTTGGGATAGAGAAGCCTTATTATATAAAGTACGGAAGAGCTAGGGAACAGGAGATTGTAACGGTTTATGATCCTGATATTCATACTGACCTTAGCCAGATAACAGGGGCGGCCAGTATTTGGCAGGGTTTTTTAAATAATGCAAAGTTTAATCCTGGTTTTCATGTTAAGGCGGCTTTGAATATTGATATGAG
This sequence is a window from Arcticibacterium luteifluviistationis. Protein-coding genes within it:
- a CDS encoding trigger factor, yielding METTFDKSSSTDARLKIVIAEGDYKPDVDKKLKEYAKTANVKGFRPGHVPIGYVKKLYGKSVLVDTVINKVSEGVNDYIKEHKLKVVGDPIPDNEAYSIDWENDKDYVFEYEVGLASDFEVDLAKLPAIDNYEIEPAEEQINQAVEDIQKRHGVDAEPEESEIGDLLFGMLRQESSEFEAQSGIPTDKLKKDTQKLFIGLEIGSKLTFDVQSLFETDKDLGFATGKSDEDAAALNGTFEYEVTKISRVSPAEINQELFDKALGEGKATTEEEFRAGLTEVIKDNYKRESAYLLDFDIEKTLNESVKIDLPDAFLKKWLFQANEGKFTEEQIETDYDAFARGLRLDLIKADIAEKNEIKIEYADVLEEVKTEIRNYFGNQGYGGMDEFVEQMAKKQLDENKDGAFRNYYNKAFGKAVVAFAREKVTINNKTIKVEEFNDIAKAKYDAVA
- a CDS encoding ATP-dependent Clp protease proteolytic subunit, giving the protein MHLGEEFRKYAVHHRGLSGNTVDDYLKHNVNNMTANIIEERPMRFAAIDVFSRLIMDRIIFVGTAIDDQIANIVVAQLLFLESVDSQKDILMYINSPGGSVYAGLGMYDTMQYVRPEVATICTSLAASMGAVLLAGGAAGKRSALPHARVMIHQPSGGAQGQSSDMEISVKQIIELRKELYDILAHHTGKTFKQIEKDSDRDYWMKAEVAKEYGLIDEVLTR
- the clpX gene encoding ATP-dependent Clp protease ATP-binding subunit ClpX, producing the protein MAHKEAFCSFCGRKKNEVDLLLSGTEGHICNHCIVQGNDLVQQELFGVNTFEGEKKKKKKKSELPKFDLRPPKELKLYLDDYVIGQDEAKKVLSVAVYNHYKRLMQPKVKDDDVTIEKSNIIMVGETGTGKTFLARTISKMLQVPFAIADATVLTEAGYVGEDVESILSRLLQAADYNIELAERGIVYIDELDKIARKSDNPSITRDVSGEGVQQGLLKLLEGSIVSVPPQGGRKHPEQKMEQINTENILFICGGAFDGIDRHISKRINKQPIGFSTDKKLDSVWEKENMLRFVTQQDLKSFGLIPELIGRLPLLTYLNPLDKDTLKKILLEPKNSLVKQYKKLFAMEDIDIKFEDDALDFIVDQAVVFKLGARGLRSICEAILTDAMFELPSEKDVKEFTLTLEYAKQKFEGSSYYEMKLVA
- a CDS encoding alpha/beta fold hydrolase translates to MKVVLLHGFGENPDIWESFVKKLPSSYEFISLDYSKIAFCQTIDQYAQWVHTEIEQREITRFVLIGHSMGGYIALAYAEKHAEYLAGLGLFHSTAYGDAEEKKKNRDKTMAFIERRGTAAFIDGFLPNMYNEDFVRKNGVFIRQQLDDNKKLPKEALIQATVAMKNRPDRTPVLKKLKIPVMFIVGKKDLFIPFEDAIAQVAMLQNPYVLILAHAAHAGMKESPDSCAGLTSDFLEACFD
- a CDS encoding tyrosine recombinase; this translates as MAYERDVLKLQNYAQSPTPIAITDSEISKIIKELNEIGLSPNSQSRILSGWKAFYKFLLLEDYLEIDPTELIESPQTTRKIPEVLHFHEIENLIQCIDHSKEEGTRNRAIIEVLYSCGLRVSELIELQISNCHFNEGFISITGKGNKTRLVPIGLEAIKYAKLYLETTRNHILIKDGHEDFLFLNRRGQKLSRVMVFIILKDLAEKAGIKKKVSPHTFRHSFATHLIEGGADLRAVQDMLGHASITTTEIYTHLDKAFLRQTIEQFHPRS